The sequence GTTGCTAAAATTACACCAGGCTATGTGAGTGGTGAAAATGATAATTTAGGGGCCATGCCATACATTACCGTTACAGCAAACATCTATAAAACCGATTTGGGGACGGCTTCTAAAGATGTGAGCAAAACAATTAGTTCTCTTGGCGAATTGCCACGTGGTTTGTTTATCACGCCAATTGGACTAAGTACTGTATTGACCGAAACATTAAGCAGTTTACAAACAGGATTATTGGTTGCCGTTTTCGTAATCTTCTTAATGTTGGCCGCTAATTTCCAATCGTTCAAAGTTTCGCTGGTAATCTTGACAACAGTTCCTGCGGTAGTTTTAGGATCATTGCTAATGCTGACGCTTACTGGTTCAACGCTAAACTTGCAATCCTACATGGGAATCATCATGTCGGTTGGGGTTTCTATTGCCAACGCCGTACTTTTAGTCACCAATGCCGAGCAATTGCGAAAAATAAATGGCAATGCCTTAGAATCTGCTCGTGAAGCTGCTGCGTTGCGTCTTCGCCCAATTATCATGACTTCTGTTGCGATGATTATGGGTATGTTGCCAATGGCAATCGGACACGGCGAAGGAGGCGATCAAGTTTCTCCGTTAGGAAGAGCGGTTATCGGTGGATTATTATTTTCTACTTTTGCTGTGTTATTGATCCTTCCGCAGATATTTGCTTGGACACAAGAAAAAACATCAACACAATCTGTTTCTTTAGATCCAGAAGACGAAGAAAGCATCCATTATATCTCATCAATAACTAAGTCGAAATTTGGAAAGTCATAAAGTCGAAAGTCATAAAGTCGAAAGTCATAAAGTCGAAAGTCATAAAGTCTAAAGTCATAAAGTCTAAAGTTACAATCGTCGCGAAAACACGTCAATAAACCTTTATACTTTCCTTATACTTAATAAAATATATTTATATAAAACCAAAAAATGAAATCGCCAAGAAAAATTAATTTGTTCAAAACAAATACCGATAAATTAAAAGGTGATAACATAAATGACCAATGCAAAATAAATTCAACATTTATGAAAAGTAACATTATAAAATCTACAGCGATACTATTTACAGCTTTAGTAGCACTAAGCAGCTGTGAAAAGAAAAAAGAAGAAACTGCGACGCCAGAAATTGAGCCTAAAGTTGAAACTTTCCTTTTATCGAAAGAAAAATTGACTACAGAATTGCGTTTGCCTGCCGAATTAACAGGTTTCCAACAAGTTGATTTGTATGCAAAAGTGAGCAGTTTCGTAAAAACATTAAAAGTCGATATTGGTTCCAAAGTAAAAAAAGGACAGCTTTTGATTGTTTTAGAAGCGCCTGAAATCAGCTCACAAGTTGCCGCAGCCGAATCAAGACTAAAATCGATGGAAGCCATTTACGCAACAAGCAAAAGCACCTACAACCGTTTGTACGAAACAAGCAAAGTGGAAGGAACGATTTCTAAAAATGATTTAGAAATGGCGAACGGAAAGAAAAACTCTGATTACGCACAATACCAAGCCGCCGTTGCTGCACACAAAGAAATCTCGATTATGAGAGGCTATCTTGAAATTCGTGCTCCATTTGACGGCGTTGTCGCGGCAAGAAATGTGAATTTAGGAACATTCGTCGGCCCGCAAGGAAAAGGTTCAGATTTGCCTTTATTGACCATTCAAGAGCAATCAAAATTGCGTTTGGCAGTTTCTGTACCAGAATTGTACACCGGCTATTTGCACCAAGGCGATAATATGAGTTTTAATGTAAAATCATTGCCAGATACTTTTACAGCAAAAATCACCAGAATGTCTGGAGCATTAGATTTAAAATTACGTTCTGAAAGAGTTGAAATGGATGTGCAAAACACCAAAGGAGATTTATTACCTGGAATGGTGGCCGAAGTTTTATTGCCGCTTAACGCGAAAGACAGCACATTTGTAGTTCCGAAATCAGCGGTAGTAAGTTCAGCAGAAGGAATATATGTGGTAAAAGTGGTAAACCACAAAGCCACAAGAGTTGACATCAAAAAAGGAAGAGAAATCGACGATAAAATTGAAATTTTCGGCGATTTGGCTCCAAACGATATACTGGTAAAAATTGCCAGCGAAGAAACTAAGGAAGGCGATATCATAAACGAATGATACCGATTATGTATTCAATACAGTCTAATAAAAATTAGACTGTTTTCATACTATATCGGCATTGATAACCTGCGTTTAGTCTTCTTTTTAGTAGATTACCCAAAAACTGTACGCATTCTTAGGAATGCAAATTTAAAAATTTGCCTAAAAGGGCGGTTCTCTTGATTTGTGAGAACTGTCCTTTTTTTGTTTAATAAAATAGGTAAAAGTACGTGGTTAGCTAATCGCATAAATTAATATTTTTGATAATAATTGAAATGCTTTTTTAACTAATTTAGCACAAAACGTATAAAATGAAAATTATTATCCATTCGATCGAAGATGACTTAGTTATTGATAGCAAATTTATAACTGGCAAAACTAATTATGATTTTGCCCTAAAAGAACTTTATCCACTTGTTGATCGTTTAGAAATCCAAAGAAATCTACAAAATCCATCTTTTTACAGTCGATTACGTTTAGACTTAATCAAAGGATGCGTAATGCCTCCTATAACTCTTGCCATAATTTCCGACAAAGGAAATCTTCCCGCAAAGATTCAAGATGCTGAAAAATATATAAATGAAAACATAAAAAATGCTTTTATTTTAGATGGTATACAAAGATTAAGTGCCCTTCATAGAACTTACACCAATCCTGAACTTGATCAACAAATTGATGTTGAAAGACCGCTTTTTCTAAATATCCTTATTTGTAAAAAAATGGACAATTTACTGTACCGGATGATTACATTGAATAATGGGCAAAAAGCAATGTCTGCAAATCATCAGATAGAAATATTATTAGGCAACATGTACAAATTCAAAGATTTAGACATTGTTATCCAAACTGAAAAGGAAAAAGGAAAAAAAGGTAAATATCAACATTCATTTGAAAAATCAAATATAATAAAAGGTTATTTAGCATTCTTATCGAAAAGTACTGCAATAGATAACAAAAAAATTATTGAAAGTAAAATGGATGAGTTGGTTGCTAAGAAAATTATAGATTCAAAAATAACTGAGGATACAGTTGAGTTTAGTTCCGTTATAGCATTAATAAATCGTTTTGCAGAATCTGATTATTTAAAAAAATGGTTCGATAATACTAATAATATGATTGGTTTTTGTGTGGGAATTAGAAAATCATTTGAAAAATTAAATAATATTGAAATAAAAAAAATAGAAGAAAATTTAAAAGAGTTTGAAAAAGCTTTTAAAGCTTTAAATCTTTCTACAATTAAACTTAGTAAAGAGAGAAGAAATCTTTCACAATATTTCATTGAAAATTACGCTGAAATTGGAGAGTTGAATGAGATGGATTTATTAGACAAATTAAATGAAGAAGTTCTGTAATGGCTACTTTTACTTATAGTGAACGTATTGAACCGCAATATGTCAGACATTTAAAAGCACAATTTTCATTTACAAATTCACTAACAAATGAAGCTCTGCTAATAAGACTTTTAGTTGGAACGCTAAGAATTACAAACGTTTATAGTACTGATTCTTTTGATCAACTAAATAACTATTCAATTTTAGGTAAACCTCAAAATTCACCAGTTTCATCAAAAGCTATTACAACTTGCTTAACGAATCATAAAATTCAAGAAATTTGCGATTATTTAGATAAAACAAAATATTTAAACAAAGACTTCTTTTTGCATTTGTTAGAAGAAATATCTTCTTATTTTTATAAAAAGACGAAAACATCTCATACTATTTGCTTTCTGCATTTATATAGATCACTTGAATATATTTCATACAGTTTCCCGTTAATCTACGCGTCAATTTCTAGAGAATATCATGGTTCTTTTATGAAAATGAAGAATTTTTTTGATAGCTCGAAAAATGAGCTTTTATTTTTTGATGAGTTTACGAAAAAGCTTTTAGACAGCAGTTTATTAGAAACTCCTCTAATTTTTAATTTTAATACATTGTCACAAGAAGTCAATCGCAATCATTTTAAAATCATTAAAGCTATTCTAACATCTGAAAATATTGATTCTGAAGTTGCAAATGTATCTATAACTACAACATATCAACATCTTTTAAAACTTTCCATAGATTTGAGAAATAGATACTTTCATTTTGCAATGGGAGGACAAAGAAATATAAGATCTACCGAAATCATTGAAAGTGATATTTTCTTTCAATTAATTAATGAAGAACTTTTAAATTGGATAAGTATAATTTATTTTGAAATTCTCTCAGCGTCAATTGATAAATAAATCTAACTAAGTCTCTATTAAAATAAAGACTTAGTTATAAAACCCTTACCCCGACTTTGCGCATTTTTTTATCAGTTCTTAGAAATTCTAAACAAACTCAAAGTCTCCTGACTTTTCCCCCCCGCTAGCGCGAGCGTCTCGCTCGTGAACGCAAAGAGTAGCTACAACTAACTTGAAAATTAAAATTTGTAAAAATAAAAATTCACTAAAAAGTATTTTATTTACCAATATACACGAGCGAGACGCTCGCGCCAGCAAGTGAATCTTCGCAAATAGCTCTTCAAAGATTTTAAATAAGACGAAATATAAAAAGCCTGTAAAAATTAATATTTTCTACAGGCTTTCATTTTAAAATAAAATTCGATTAAATTCAGAAACAATCTGATTCGTAGCTTTTTACCAATTCAATTACTCCTTCTTCGCCATTAATTTTTAAAGTTTTATTATCAACCTTTTCTAATATTACCGGGCAGTCCGTAATTTCACGCTTAATGACTTTCTGGGAAATAAGTCTGCTTAATCCCATTGCTTCCATAAACGATACTTTTCCGTTATTTGGTCTTTCCACCACATAAAAATTTACTTTAGTATATCCTGGTTTTATTACTTTCAGTAATCTAAGTTTGTTTGTGTATAATAATAATCCGAAAACTTTATCTTCAATATTAAAAAATTCAACAAGTTTTTCATTATTCATAAAACTAAACGATTTAAGTTCAGTAGGAAAAAATTTCTTTTTTTTACCTGCTCCATCATAAACTGTTAATTCATTCTCCAAGTCAAGAATCATATTATTCTCGAATGAATAATTGCCTTTTATCTTATAATCTTTTATAGTGTCATTATTCTTTGTAACAAGTTTAATTTCTACAGTTTGACAGATTGCTTTTAATGAAAAAGAAAGACAAATAGAAAATAACAAAAATTTCTCATATAGTAATTATAGTTTAAGTTTTACGTACAAAAAACAAATGTAGTTTTTTTTTATAATCTGCAATAAAAACTATAAAATCAAAATTGTCAGACTGATTTTATAAAGAATTAGAAAATGTTCCCACGCGCTAAAACCTGAAACTTGAAACAAAAATTACCGTGCCCGATAGCGCGGATTTGCAATCCGTGCCCGCAAAGATTATCTGGCACGTTATTTTAATGACTTACATTGCCTTAAACTGTTACGGGCACGGATTGCAAATCCGCGCTATCGATCTTTTAGATAAATGCGTCCCACTCGGATAATCTTTGTCGAGTCACTTGCGAAGATTTCTCGTTCCGGGATGACAAACTAAACGCAAAAATCCGAAAACAAAAATCACCCACTCTACAAAGTCTCCTGACTTTGCCTTTTTTCATGTTCTTAAAACCTCAAAGACAACCTTTGTCCCTTTGCAACTTTGTGTCTTTTCAATTTCCTAAATTTAAGCTTATTATACCATTTTTATAACTTTTAATAGCCAATATATCAGTATTTTAAAATATAAATTTACAATACTTGTAAATGATATAGTATTTAAAATAATTATTATGGAAACTGCACAAAAAGTTATTGACCTACTATCAAAGAAATACAAATTTCGTATTTCTGTTCTCTCTAATACTTTAGAAAACAAATTCTGTTCGATACTGGATACCAACAACGGCACTATGTTTTCTGTTTCGTGCGAATCGCTCTTTGTCTTCAAAGATTCCAAAAACAATTTCTGGTCGACTACACCAAAGTCATTTATCTACAACAACCAGAAGCATTATCCAACGGAAGGCCAGGAATACACCAGTAAAAACGGCGCAAAATATACTTTCACCAACAAAGAAGCTGTTTTGAAAAGAGCTGTTGCTTATTTCGAAAAATTTATTGATCCGTGTTATGGAATCAAAATCGCAAATGAAAAATTCATTATTTATGAAAGTCTTGATAAAACAAAATTCCTTGCTTTAAACCTTCAAAAGTTTAAAGCACGAATGTTTAGCAAAGTCGACACTTACCTTTCTTTCAATTAAAAATAAACTGGCAAGTTTTGCCCGCAACGAAACTAAAAAAAGCAGTTGAAACGAAATAACCTGCGTTTGCTTTTTTAGTAATTACTAATCTGTACGTTTTTTTTTAATGCCGCATTTTGAAATTTTGATTGGGTTTTTAAAATGCAAAAATTACAATTTGTTTAAAAAGGACAGCTTTTAGTCAGTCGCTGTCCTTTTTTATGTTTTATTCTTAAAACCTTAATAACACAATTTTACAGCTTCAAACCCATTTATTTTCACCCAACAAAAAACCTTATTTTAATACAAATAAAACTTTTAGTGGTAACACAATAAAAAACCGTAATTTTAACTTTACTATACCAAGACAAAAAATCCACTATTATGCCACTAACAAAAAAATCACAGAATTGCTGTCTAAAAAATACAATTCAAATATTACTATTTTAGGCACTTATGCAAATACCAGCTACACACTTCTATTCTGGACAATGAAAATGGAACCATTTTCCTTATATCAGACGCTGATCTCTACTCTTTTATAGATCAAAATCGCAATTATTGGATAACTCCTGTAGATTCTTTTCATGCAAATGAAAAAGACCATAATCCTAAACTTGGCGAATCATATAGAGCTGACAGTGAAACATTATACAGTTTTACCTCTAGAGAAGCAATTGTGGAAATGGCTATAGAATATTTCGAAAAAGCATAAGCATGATACCGCTTAGCCTTTTAATCACTTAATTCAAACCTTCAATCCTTACAGAGCATAAAATCTGTTTCAAATCCTAAACAAAAAAAATATACTTACTTTTGATCAAAACAAAAGCAAATGATTGAGATTAAAACATTTGATCAAGCAGCAGAATTACAAGATCCGAGACGTATATTAAAATATGTACTTCTGTTTTGTACATCGGGTGAAATGACGCTATCTGTAGATGAAAATGAATATACACTTACCAAAAATTCAGTCATTACTATAACTTCTGGTCAAATTCATTTTATTAAAAACAGCAACAAAGCAACCGGATTTGTTCTCGAATTTACTTATGATTTTTTCTGCAAAAATGATAATGATATCGAACTCATTTTTCACAATAGCTTGTTCTGTCATTTTGCAATGAATGAAATTATCAAAGTTGATGATGACAAACTAGTTGTTGATTCACTACAACTTATTCAGCAGGAAATTATCGAAAAACCGTATCAATACCTCATCTCTATTCATTCCAGAATCCAATTGATTTTAATCGAAATCAATCGCTCTAAAATAAAACTCGGAGAAGAAATCTACAAACCTGATGCTTTGTTTCTGCATTTTCTAGAAGCGATTCGAGGCAATTTTGACAAAAATCTCTCTGTTGCTGAAATCGCCAATTTAATTGGAACTACCGAAGCCAAACTCAACGAACTCTCAAAACTGCATTGCAATAAAACCGCTCAAAACATCATCTTCGGATTAATTATTTCTGAGGCAAAACGTTTGTTTACTTATGAGAAATTATCGGTTAAAGAAACTGCTTATGCTCTCGGTTTTAATGATCCTTTTTACTTTTCGAACTTCTTTAAAAAGCATACTAACATTTCTCCTAAATCTTATAAGGAGAAAGTTTTTCCATTATAAGTACTTTTTCTTTCGTTGCGAAAATTGCTCGCAAAGTCGCAGAGTCGCAAAGTTTTAATAATAAAGTTTAAAAAATACTTTGCGACTCTGCGACTTTGCGAGATTAAAAAATAAAGTAAATCAAAAAAAAACTTTGTTTTTTATTCCAACCAAATAATACAAAAAAGCATAATTACATGCTTTTTCCAAGATTCTCTATTCTTTAAAGAGAACCACCGCCCGATCTTTGTATCAGATTAATTACTAACAAATTAGTACATGAAAAGATATCAAGATTATGCGGTTTTTCTTTTGCGAATTGCCTTAGCCACTGGATTTGCATCGACCGTTTTTAGCCGGTTGGGATTTTGGGGAAGTCGATCTTCAGGTTGGGAGAATTTTCTGGCTTACGCCGAAAAAGTAAATTCTTTTGCTCCAAAAAGCTGTATTCCCGCAATCACAGTTGCAGCTACAATTGCAGAATCACTTTTAGCTCTGCTCCTTTTCTTTGGCTACAAAACCAAATTTGCATCTATCGGCGCATCCATTTTAACCTTTTTGTTTGCGCTGGCCATGACGTATTCTTTTGGTGTAAAAGAACCGCTGGATTATTCTGTATTTGTGTTTTCGATGAGCGCTTTTCTTTTAGCGACATTCGAAAAATACAACTGGAGTTTAGATGAATTTCTTTCAAAAAAATAAACAATTTAAAATCAGTTAAAATGGAAAAACAAATTGCAAAAACAAGCGAATTAAACTGGAAACCTCTTATTGAAGAAGGCGTAAATACAGACGGCATTTTTTATAAAGTGCTACATTTTGACGAAACCGCCAACAGACCCAAAACTTTTTTATTAAAATTTGAAGCTGGAGCTTCGTACCCAAATCACCTTCACCCAGGCGGAGAAGAAATCTTTGTTCTCGAAGGCGAAGTGCGCTCCTCAAAAGACGAACTAAAAGCGGGCGATTATTTGTATATGCCTCCTGAAAGTACACATTCTGTTTTTTCTAAAAATGGTTGCACACTTTTGTTTATAGTGCCGGAGGAAGTAGTGATTTTGAAGTAATTTTAAGTTAGATTCTATTTCAAGATTAGCCTTTAATTCAAGGACAGCAAGTAATATGCTGTCTTTTTTTGTTTAGAAAAACTAAAAATTTGTCTTTTAATGTTGTTTTTCTGACTTATAAGGACAGTTCTCCAAAAGTTTAAAATTTATTTTTACAAGACCCAATTGTATTAGTATTTAAAACAGTCATTATGAACACCATAAGAAAAGTTATTGAACTACTATCAAAAAAATACAGTCGCAATATTGCAGTCAATCAGGATGGGGCAAAATACACGTATCTTTTAGATACAAATAATGGCACTTTGTTTTCTGCGTCCTATAATTCATTGTTCCTTTTTAAAGATGCGAACAATAATTTCTGGTCAACAGTTCCACGATCTTTTTCCCATAATAAAAAAAAATACCATCCAAAACTTGGTGAAGAATACGTTCAAAAAGATGGAGTCAGATACTCGTTCACCTCTAAGGAGGCAATTTTAGCAATGGCAAACTCTTATTTTGGGCGATTTACAAACCCTTATAATGGAATTAAAGTCGCAGATAAAGGTCGTTTTTTTAGCAATAATGCAAATCAAAAAAGCACGAAATACGATTTGATTTTAGAAAAATTTAAAGGACAAAATAAAATTTATCCCCAATTCTCAGTTAACTAACCAAAACCATTATAATTTCAGATTTAAAAAAACTAAAGAAAAAAGCTTGACAACGATTAACCAACGTTTCACTTTTAATTTAGTGATTATCTAACCAGTTCATTTTAATACGGCATTTTAAAATTTATCCTGATTCTAAAATGCAAATCAAAATTTGCTTAAAAGCACAGTAGCGGTAAGCTGTACTTTTTTGTTTTTTTAAAGCTCTTAAATTATTTTAAGAGCTTTTTTTTGAACATTAATGAAGTGCATGCTTTTGGTCCAGATTAGATTGACCAACGTATTAGCGTTATTAAAAATCTAAAATAAACCACTATTCAAGAAATGAAAGGTAATGCAGTAAAGGGATTAATAAATACAAAAAATAAATTATCTCAAATCCTTTTTTATTACCAGATATTTCAAATCTGTAGTTCCAGCATTGCTTA comes from Flavobacterium sp. KACC 22761 and encodes:
- a CDS encoding efflux RND transporter periplasmic adaptor subunit, which produces MKSNIIKSTAILFTALVALSSCEKKKEETATPEIEPKVETFLLSKEKLTTELRLPAELTGFQQVDLYAKVSSFVKTLKVDIGSKVKKGQLLIVLEAPEISSQVAAAESRLKSMEAIYATSKSTYNRLYETSKVEGTISKNDLEMANGKKNSDYAQYQAAVAAHKEISIMRGYLEIRAPFDGVVAARNVNLGTFVGPQGKGSDLPLLTIQEQSKLRLAVSVPELYTGYLHQGDNMSFNVKSLPDTFTAKITRMSGALDLKLRSERVEMDVQNTKGDLLPGMVAEVLLPLNAKDSTFVVPKSAVVSSAEGIYVVKVVNHKATRVDIKKGREIDDKIEIFGDLAPNDILVKIASEETKEGDIINE
- a CDS encoding AraC family transcriptional regulator, with amino-acid sequence MIEIKTFDQAAELQDPRRILKYVLLFCTSGEMTLSVDENEYTLTKNSVITITSGQIHFIKNSNKATGFVLEFTYDFFCKNDNDIELIFHNSLFCHFAMNEIIKVDDDKLVVDSLQLIQQEIIEKPYQYLISIHSRIQLILIEINRSKIKLGEEIYKPDALFLHFLEAIRGNFDKNLSVAEIANLIGTTEAKLNELSKLHCNKTAQNIIFGLIISEAKRLFTYEKLSVKETAYALGFNDPFYFSNFFKKHTNISPKSYKEKVFPL
- a CDS encoding DoxX protein, whose product is MKRYQDYAVFLLRIALATGFASTVFSRLGFWGSRSSGWENFLAYAEKVNSFAPKSCIPAITVAATIAESLLALLLFFGYKTKFASIGASILTFLFALAMTYSFGVKEPLDYSVFVFSMSAFLLATFEKYNWSLDEFLSKK
- a CDS encoding cupin domain-containing protein; translated protein: MEKQIAKTSELNWKPLIEEGVNTDGIFYKVLHFDETANRPKTFLLKFEAGASYPNHLHPGGEEIFVLEGEVRSSKDELKAGDYLYMPPESTHSVFSKNGCTLLFIVPEEVVILK